The DNA sequence TCGGTTATTTTTATCGTAAGTCGTCGGCCGAGAACATGCCGCTTAaaaatctatatattttttaaatattatctaAATGAAATCTATTGGAGCAGGCAGCAGATTCTGGCATTGGTCTTGAGAAGTTACAGCATGGAGTGGCCGACAATTCGCTATATGATAATGTTAACAGTGTTGTCTTCTTACAGTCCAATGGTGAAAAACATACCAGGTATGCCAACTTCTTCACTTAGTCACAAAGCCACATTTCACTTTTAGTAACTGTAACGGCGTTATAACAATTAAGATAGTAATTGAGTAGATCATCCGTTATTGAAAAACTATAGTGGTCTTAGTAACATCGTTACTTCTAACCCCCTTTGTCCCAACACTGGTCATTACTAATAGACTTACTTTTTGTAGAGGACTACAACTCCCTGCAGCTAAAACAACCGTTTGTGTTGTTTCATTGGTATTGTTTGGTGCTTTACAATAAAACAAGATTGGAACATCAAAGGTATGCGtttcataatttaaaaaatggggATTGACTGgtcagcctttttaaagtttaacAAGTCTTAACAAGCCAGAAAAATTGTGATCGGTGACTGAAACATGCGAGTTTAGTATTTTTGAGTTTACATACAAATATACGTCTCCTACTCCTTGGTGACAAATTCATTTGAGCTTTGGCCTACTTCACGTCCAAACTAGGGGGAAAAGTCTCAGCCTACCGTCTGTTCAATTGCTTAGCAGTCACTGGTGCCAAATGCAGCAATCTTGCCAGGTCCTTGCTTTGTAGCTACTGCGGCCTACCCTACTGTGGGTACTGCAAATACAAAATACAGTTTATGCCATAAAGTATTATGTCCAGAAGGGAATCGGATCAAACGTCTTCAGGAGATCTGAAGATGTCTGTTCACAGGAGACTCCCCTCACAATCTGACAGTGTTTTTGCAAAGAGCAGTTGTCAAGTATTGCCATTTTACATTATGACATCCCGATCGTCCTAacccaaaagattgagtcctctAATGTGGACTGAAGTTGCAGTGACAAAGTAATACTTTGAGGGTATGCATATTTTTGCCATCAGGTTattgtatttgtctttttttttttttttttttaaatcccattTAAAAATCTTGTTTTGCAATTGAGTTGTACAGGTTATAGATAAATCACAAACCAAGATGCTTATTCTCATTGTGAAGATTTCCAATCTGAATTGATTTGTTGTTGTTACACTGCCTATCGCAaatgtcaaagtcagctttattgtcaatttctccacatgccaaagacgcacaaagaaaccgaaatttcgttccccgctatcccacgatgacaagaaatggcccacaatagacaatcacgtAAACAACagcatgctgaataaataatgaataaataacacaacaaataaataagaggagcaaaaaggagcaagcgagcgtacagcagacattccagaaaatagcgcaacagtgccacacgctacgcagaagggggtagcgagttcagggccctaacagcctggagaaagaagctgttggcgagtctggtggtgcgggagcgcaggctcctgtacctcttcccagagggcagaaggtcaaacaaagagtgagctgggtgactcacatcactcgcaatcgtggttgccttgcgggcgagatgggaggtgtaaatgtccttcagggaggggagcgaagcaccaataaccttaccagccgtattcactatgcgctgcagggccttcaagttctgttcagtgcagctatcaccccagacagcgatgcaactggtgaggaggacgctctcaatggtgccacggtagaatgtagacaggactgcctgaggagcacatgcacaccTGAGCTTCCGCTgaaggacaaaataaaaaatcagaaTTGTCACTTGACCCATGTATTGAAAATCCAGCCTCTAACCGCTGTCTATTCTGTATTTCCAGGAGACCTATGACACTATCCCCGGTCAAACAAAGATCACGTTCCTTCTTCAGGCCATCAGAGATCCATCTGCTGCAGAGGAGGTACGTGCGCATCTGTACACTTCAAAGAAGCCAACATGCACATGTTAAATATTTCGCTGACAAACGTAGTCCTCTCATTTTGGCTATGACAACTGCTTGCTATGAGTCATAGCTTTGGTATTGGGGCATGTGTGCGAGTCTACTGGCTGCTTGGTCCCTGCGCTAGGACGCCTTCTCGTTACCTCCAAGCTGATATTTTTAGTTTTTGAAATGGGAGAAGGCTGAGaaacgctccttctggggaggaTGCCGCCTAGATTGCAAAAGGGTTGTTTATGGcaaaaaatggggggggggggtcgttgaatagtatttttgttctcCACCCACCAGGTCAGACAGATGGCAGCAGTGCTTCTGCGACGACTGCTGTCATCCTCCTTTGAAGAGATTTACCCCGGCCTCACAGTTGACATGCAGACAGCCATCAAAACTGAACTTCTTACCAGCATCCAACAGGAGACTTCACCAAACATCCGCAGGAAGGTCTGCGACATCGCGGCAGAGCTCACCCGCAACCTCATTGGTAATATTTGAATCCGTTCCAATGTCATATTAGGAGTTAACTTTCCATCACAGGGTTTATATAATAGTTCTTATTTTGAACTCTAGATGATGATGGGAACAACCAGTGGCCGGAGGTGCTCAAGTTTCTTTTTGACTCTGTCAATTCAGACAATGTTGGCCTGCGAGAAGCAGCCTTACACATATTCTGGTGAGATTCATTCTAGTCGTCGTATTCACTgcagtcgtgtgtgtgtgtgatgttgaTGATCAGGATTCCAAATCTTTCTGAATTGTGAAACCTTTTCTTTAGTGGATGttcttcagatttttttctggCTAAAAGTTTCTCTTGCTTGTTTCTAGGAACTTCCCAGGAATCTTTGGCAACCAGCAGCAGCATTACATGGACGTTATCAAGCGCATGCTTGTTCAGTGCATGCACGATCAAGCAAACCCTCAGGTAAAACGTGCCTAAAGTTTAGGTCGGATCAGTTGACGCTAGAAACGTTTGTGATTAGTTTCTTATGCATTCCGCACCCTTCAGATCCGTACGTTGGCCGCCCGGGCTGCATCCTCTTTTGTCCTGTCCAATGAAAGCAACTCAGTCCTGCTTAAGCATTTCTCCGACCTACTGCCAGGCATCCTGAACGTAAGATTCTTGCCCATTCTTCCGTCACAAATCTATTaggctggcttttgaacttgcAAGGATTGTTGTCACAATCGCAACATTTTCCTTAAACATTACCATGGTGAAAAACATCGGTAAGAAGCAGTGGATGATGAATCACAGCTAAACAAATTCACCTTTTTAATTCAAACAATTACTTTAAGGATACTAAATGAGTTAGATTGAATTAAAACATTATTTGGAGCGTTTATCAACGTTTAATTTGGTTGCGTGTCTGCTTGCTCTGCCTGTGATATAGTAGGTACGTTCTCAACACCACCCAAAGCCTGGCCGGCCGGGGTGGGTGGATGGTGGTGGTACAAAAGTATGGCGACCTGCCAGGCTTATATTGCATTGGGGGAATCTTGACTGAACTTGCGAGCTTCTGCTTGAATTTCTTTCAAGGATGTAAAATAGTCTCCCAGAGGTGCTGTCTGGATGTGAACTACCTGCTAgcccagacatgggcaaactacggcccgcgggccaaatccggcccgcggggccgtttaatccggcccgccaaacgtgaataaattgtattattgaactttttttggggtcatttttcctgcaattagtatgtttccccaatagatggggaagcgcccgcccgcgcatttactcccggaagccgtgtcagaaagctcggtgcgcactcacaagtgtgtgtacgtactaagtagtacggacccggcgcactccgcgctctatttccatcagtgccaaatttcgagtgtgggctgtgacgtcagcattctcgtaactcgcgcgctgagctttcagatacaattttacgttaatgccacccacaaaccttcccctggaatccttccactaaaatgagtggcccgaggaaaagaaaggtggacactgagtgccgagtgtttaaaaaaaaaaagagagagaggacaatttggctcaacCTACGTGTCtgagcagacgttccgccacatgaacgtGAACAAAGTCCGTCACAGCTctcggttaacggaccgacacctcggctctatcctaagagttaccacaacaaattttactccagaccatgatgcacgagcaaaaaagggagaacaacaatactattgatttctttattactttatttagaagtattctttcactgattcttcaagatatatttggtcagaatgtttgccgtttgatgtgatttcgcctcattagataaacatgtttcataaatctgacctgcaggcgctgaagcgatggaaactattattcataataacagtgtcatatttaatgagaatcactgatagtagttttttggtgaaatatttgtttaatgctgttaataaatgcatttgttttcaaaaagctttttttgaatgtcCATGCTACCGACTAAAagcacaaaccttttatgcaatgacctttacatgtaatttctattacgtcacacaaacactacatgcatctgctcctggttcggccccccgatcaaaatttggaaccaaattcggcccgccagttataaagtttgcccacccctgcgctAGCCTCACTGATTTTTTACTACTGCCTCCTTCTCTCATAGCCCTTTTGCTTAAGAAGGATGCTTCAAAGGTTCAAaactcaagtgtgtgtgtgtgtgcccgacCTCAGTCCCGTTCAGAACTGTTGGCGCATCCTCAAGCAAAGCTCTGTGAGATTTGAGAGCCAGTTCACATTCAAACTGCAGCTGTGGGAGGCTAGTTTGACACCCTGCAAAGGAATTTCAATGGGAGCAAGAAAGCTGGAACTTTACCTGTTAAGATGGTCTGTCTTAAAATTGCTTTTGATTGCTACAACAATCTACCACCTAATGCTTCAAATTTAATAAGTGGATTATTTTCAGTTCTTTGCAACCTATAGAATGTATCAAAAAACAGCTGCCTAGAATAAATTGGAACGGTGCATTTTAGAAACCATGAATTTGCACGGTTAATGCCTGCCATTGTTGGTTCTGATCAGGCAGTGAATGAGTCCTGCTACCAGGGAGACGACTCGGTCCTCAAGTCTTTGGTGGAAATTGCCGACACGGCACCTAAATATCTGAGACCAAACTTGGAGGCCACTCTGCAACTCTGCCTCAAGGTGAGTTGGGAAACCATGCAGCATTAATTTTGCACTGCACTGGATTAGGTGTCGACTGATATGAGATTTTCTATAACCGATGCTGATATTTAGAGGTCAGAGGacgtgtaaataaaataaatgttacgAATAAATATTAaactatcaaaataaatgtaaaaaaatccaTCATTGCATATTAAAGACCAGTTTGGCTGTAGaggcacctgcttcctcttttttttttttttctgtgcatccTTGTATATTTGGAGGTGGTGGCACCTTAGGTGACTCCACAAATTGGTTGTGTTTTACCCTTTTCCGCTCCCGAGCTCACCGGTCCATTGCAGATACTGCACTACTGGTGTTGGCTCAGTGAAACGCTGCCATACTAGTAGattttgatttttgttgttttgccacTAGACAGCAATTACTAAACAGAGGAAACATTTAGTTAGTATTTTAGTATCTTCAATTCTGTCTGTAATTCCAATATTTATACACATTTACAATCTAATATTAGaattttccatccatcttcttccgcttatccggggtcgggtcgcgggggcagcagctttaggagggactcccagacttccttctccccagccacttcatccagctcatcccggggcatCCCAAGGCGtttccaggccagctgagagacagtctctccagctcgttctaggtcgtccccggggtctcctaccggtgggacatgcctggaacacctccccagggaggcgtccaggagtatcctgataagatgcccgagccacctcatctggctcctctcaatgtggaggagtagcgactctactcagtctctcccggatgacagaGCTTcttaccctatctctaagggagagcacgGACATCCtgaggagaaaactcatttcggccgcttgtatccgggatctcgttctttcggtcacaacccatagctcgtgaccataggtgagggtaggagcgtaaatcgaccggtaaattgagagctttgccttttggctcagctctctcttcaccgcaacggaccggtacagggtccgcattactgccgacgctgcaccgatccgcctgtcgatcttgcgctccatcctcccctcactcgtgaacaagactccaagatacttgtacTCCtctacttggggcaggatctcatccccgatccggagagggcatttcacccttttccgatcgagggccatggactcggatttggaggtgctgaccctcatcccgaccgcttcacactcggctgcgaaccgttacagcgagagctggagatcacggcctgaagaagccaacagcaccacgtcatctgcaaaaagcagagatgtgatgctgaggtccccaaaccggaccccctcaacgcctcggctgcgcctagaaattctgtccataaaaattacgaacagaatcggtgacaaagggcatccttggcggagtccaaccctcactgggaacgaatctgacttactgccggaaatgcggaccagactctggcatcggtgatacagggaccgaatcgcccttatcagttggctcggcaccccgtactctcgaagcaccctccacagaacctcccgagggacacggtcgaacgccttctccaagtccacaaaacacatgtggactggttgggcgaactcccatgcaccctcgaggatcctgctgagggtgtagagctggtccactgttccacggccaggacgaaagccacactgctcctcctgagtccaaggttcgacctcccgacggatccTCCTCTTCAGCACCCCTGaacagaccttaccggggaggctgaggagtgtgattcccctgtaattggaacacaccctccagtcccccttcttaaagaggggaaccaccaccccagtctgccaatccagaggcattgtccccgatgtccacgcaatgttgtagaggcgtgtcagccatgacagccccacaacatccagagcctttaagaactccgggtggatctcatccacccccggggccttgccaccgaggagtttttttaactacctcagtgacttcgaccccagagattggaggtcTTCgacgtattctccccaccgactcatgacatcccgagtcgaggtcagcagcacgccatccccactgtaaacagtgttgacgttgcactgcttccctctccttagacgccggatggtggaccagaatttcctcaaagccgtccggaagtcattctccatggcctcaccaaactcctcccacgcctgggtttttgcctcagcaaccgccgaagctacGTTCCGCttagccatccggtacctgtcagctgcctccggagtcccgcaggccaaaacggcccgataggactccttcagcttgacggcatccctcaccgccggtgtccaccagcgggttcggggattgccgccacgacaggcaccaacgaccttacggccacagcatcggtcggccgcctcaacactggaggcgcggaacatggtccgctcagactcaatgtcccccgcctcccccgggacgtgggaaaagctctgccggaggtgggagttaaaGCTCTTCCTGAAagcagattctgccagacgttcccagcagaccctcacagagcgtttgggtctgccaggtcggactggcatcttcccctaccatcggagccaacccaccaccaggtggtgatcagttgacagctccgcccctctcttcacccgagtgtccaaaacatgcggccgcaaatccgatgacacgatgacaaagtcgatcatcgaactgcggcctagggtgtcccggtgccaagtgcacacatggacacccttatgctcgatcatggtgttcattattgaaaatccatatcgagcacagaagtccaacaatagaacaccgcttaggttcagatcgggggggggccgttcctcccaatcacgcccttccaggtctcactgtcattgcccacgtgagcattgaagtcacccagtagaacgatggagtccccagaaggagcgctctccagcacttcctccagggagtccaagaagggtgggtactctgagctgccgtttggtgcatagacacagtcaggacccgtccccccacccgaaggcggacggaggctaccctctcgttcaccggggtgaacctcaatgtgcaggcgcccagccggggggcaataagtatacccacacctgctcgacgcctctcactgtgggcaactccagagtggaagagagtccagcccctctcgaaagggcttgtaccggaacccaaactgcgtggaggctagtccgactatatctagtcggaatttttctgcctcgcacaccagctcgggctcctttccagccagagaggtgacatttcatgtcccaagagccagcttctgcagccggggatcagaccgccaaggtccctgccttcggccgccgcccagctcacactgcacccgacccctttggcccctcccacaggtggtgagcccaattagaaaaagaaaaaaaaaaattcaagctaatgtattttcaaaataaagtgtAAAAGATCCAACACCATTcagaatcaataaaaaaaattgataaaTAACTTTGTCTTGTTTCTCATCCTTGTATTCAAAAGCAGTGCTAAACcctgagtgattttttttatattgactgTTAACGTTAGACAGGTTTAATAAGGAATATAACTGCGACATCACTATTACGCTAATTAAGTCCACTTTTACTCGCAGTACTCAATAGATTCTTGAGCTGAATATCATTAATGCAAATACGTTGGATGGAAACCTGGCTAGTGTCTGCATCAACTATCATGattcccccaaaaaatgtcaTGCAGTTCTTTTCTCCTCCAATAGTGTGTGGGCGGAGTGCAGCGTTTGTAAGCGCTACACCTCCACCTCACGCACAGACTATAATTCTCAGACTTGTGGAAAAATAAAACTTAACTTATAACATTGCAACTAATAACATTATGTAAGCAAATTCCTGATAGCTTTCAACTATAGTCCTTCAAGTGAACTGCAAGTTAGCGAACTTCCAACCAGCTATAGCTACCAGTTCCAGACGGTTCGGTGCACTtaggtttttttctttcactaaTTGAAGCAACACTTAATAGTTTACTAGTATCATACAGTAAATGTATGACCATAGGACTTTGAAATATCAGAATGTAAGCTTTACCTGTTGTTGAGTTGGTATTCCAAACGTTTTGGTTTGGGATCCTTCACGAAGGAACTGCATGTTCCAATGCAGCATTTACAAGGGGGCTGCCAGCGGACATGCCTGACTTTAGATCAGCGCTACTAAACACAAATATTGCCGATGCATAGAATTAAAAAATAGCAAATATAGGCCAAACGAAATATCGGTTAACCGGATACTATGCTTCTGATGTCAACACTCGCCATGTTTCTTCAGCTCTGCGCCGATGGCAACTTACCCAACATGCAGAGACAGTTGGCATTGGAAGTCATTGTCACCTTGTCAGAGACGGCAGCGGCCATGTTGAGAAAACACACCGCCATTGTGGCTCAGAGTGGTGCGTCATCCTTAATTATTCGCTGCTATCTCAGATTGCTACTGATGCTTTGTTACCAGAAGACACTCTCGAGAACTCCTCGGTTATTAAAAATCGGTATGTGTGTCTAGTGCCCCAGATGCTGGCTATGATGGTGGACCTTGAGGAGGATGAGGACTGGGCCATGGCTGATGAGCTGGAGGATGATGATTTTGACAGGTAACTTATATGCTGCTGCCCAAATAAAAACCTTGAAGCAGCACTGTCTCCTGAGGTGCTTCCTCTGTCACCAAACAGTAATGCAGTAGCAGGAGAAAGTGCTCTGGACAGAATTGCTTGTGGCCTGGGAGGAAAGATAATTTTGCCTCtgatcaagcaacacatcaggcagATGCTGCAGAGCAGTGAGTAAATGTACATTGACAGGCAGCAACTATAGCACTTGTAGTTAGATGCATTTCCCCGGAGTGCGGTGAAGGTAAAATAAAGCTAGTGTTGGTTTCCAGCCGACTGGAAGTATCGCCATGCTGGGCTGATGGCGTTGTCGGCCATTGGCGAAGGCTGCCACCAGCAGATGGAGGCCATCCTTAATGAGACGGTCATCTCTGTGCTGCATTATTGCGCTGACCCAGTAAgaactcttttctattttaacgatGCTGCTCATTAACGGGGGTAAACCAACCAAAAGTCAATTCTCCTCAGCATCCGAGGGtgcgctatgctgcctgcaacgcTATTGGACAAATGGCTACAGATTTTGCACCGACCTTCCAAAAGAAGTTTCACGATAAGGTAAAGTCAAATTAAAGTGAGTCGGTCCAGTTGAAAGTTTTGTTTGTGGACTACGACCTCCTTCCCGTCTAGGTGATCCCCAAACTTCTTCAGACCATGGAAGACCAGAGTAACCCCCGAGTGCAGGCGCACGCTGCTGCGGCTCTTATTAATTTCACAGAAGACTGCCCCAAATCTCTGCTCATCCCTTCCCTTGACAACTTGGTGAAGCACCTCCATTTCATCATGGTAGCCAAGTTGCAAGAGGTAGACAGACATCTAAACTAAAATCTTCCATTTTAGTCACTGCGCAGCTTCAAGTTCTTCagagttctttctttccttctcaACTCTAGTTATTCCAAAAGGGAACCAAACTGGTCCTTGAGCAAGTGGTGACCTCTATTGCGTCTGTGGCGGACACTGCAGAGGAGAAGTTTGTGCCATACTACGACTCATTCATGCCCTCGCTCAAACATATTGTGGAAATTGCCGTGCAGAAGGAGCTGCGGCTACTTCGGGGCAAAACCATCGAGTGCATCAGTCTCATCGGTCTCGCTGTTGGCAAGGAGAAGGTACGTCAAGTGCAGTTTCTGATGCATGCTCCCTCATTCTGGTTGTcctaaccattttttttttgtttttgttagttCATGCCAGATGCCTATGCTGTCATGCAGCTGCTTCTCAAAACCCAGACTGACTTTAAAGACCTGGATGATGACGATCCACAAGTGAGAAAGCTTGGTAGTACTTGAAACCATTGCAAGGCGCTTGTGGGTTGGCAacgtattttgttttatttttcaaataaagatCTCGTACATGATCTCAGCCTGGGCCAGGATGTGCAAGATCCTGGGGAAGGATTTTCAGCAGTACCTTCCTGTGGTGATGGGCCCCCTAttgaagactgcctccatcaaacCCGAGGTGGCTCTGCTTGACAGTAAGTTAGTTTTGTGCttgcactgttggcttttattTTGGTAATGTTTCAGCAAGCAATGTTTCTTATAGCCCAGGATATGGAGAATATATCAGAGGATGACGGCTGGGAGTTTGTCAACCTGGGAGACCAGCAGAGTTTTGGCATCAAGACCGCAGGCTTGGAGGAGAAGTCCACCGCTTGCCAGATGCTGGTAAGCATCTGCGACTTGCAAAAATATTTCATCCTGTTCAACATTTTGTCATATTATCATATTACAAGAGAgaaaaatttgacttttttctgATTTTATGGTTTTAAATCGTGTAATCTTCCTTCTACACAATTTTTTGCGACCGTCACATACAAGCGCAAtaaaattcattttatttttgtaaagtGACAGTGTAAACCTTTGTTCAAGTACTACAAGACATCAAAAACGTTGCCATTGATCAACTAATATTTGTGTTTCAGGTATGTTATGCCAAAGAGTTGAAGGAAGGCTTTGTAGAGTACACTGAACAAGTGGTGAAACTGATGGTTCCTTTACTCAAGTTCTACTTCCACGATGATATCCTTGTTTTTGACTCATCGAATATT is a window from the Syngnathus scovelli strain Florida chromosome 2, RoL_Ssco_1.2, whole genome shotgun sequence genome containing:
- the kpnb3 gene encoding importin-5; translation: MAEQQQFYLLLGNLMSPDNNVRKQSEETYDTIPGQTKITFLLQAIRDPSAAEEVRQMAAVLLRRLLSSSFEEIYPGLTVDMQTAIKTELLTSIQQETSPNIRRKVCDIAAELTRNLIDDDGNNQWPEVLKFLFDSVNSDNVGLREAALHIFWNFPGIFGNQQQHYMDVIKRMLVQCMHDQANPQIRTLAARAASSFVLSNESNSVLLKHFSDLLPGILNAVNESCYQGDDSVLKSLVEIADTAPKYLRPNLEATLQLCLKLCADGNLPNMQRQLALEVIVTLSETAAAMLRKHTAIVAQSVPQMLAMMVDLEEDEDWAMADELEDDDFDSNAVAGESALDRIACGLGGKIILPLIKQHIRQMLQSTDWKYRHAGLMALSAIGEGCHQQMEAILNETVISVLHYCADPHPRVRYAACNAIGQMATDFAPTFQKKFHDKVIPKLLQTMEDQSNPRVQAHAAAALINFTEDCPKSLLIPSLDNLVKHLHFIMVAKLQELFQKGTKLVLEQVVTSIASVADTAEEKFVPYYDSFMPSLKHIVEIAVQKELRLLRGKTIECISLIGLAVGKEKFMPDAYAVMQLLLKTQTDFKDLDDDDPQISYMISAWARMCKILGKDFQQYLPVVMGPLLKTASIKPEVALLDTQDMENISEDDGWEFVNLGDQQSFGIKTAGLEEKSTACQMLVCYAKELKEGFVEYTEQVVKLMVPLLKFYFHDGVRVAAAESMPLLLECARVRGLEYLTQMWLFMCDALIKAIGTEPDSDVLSEIMHSFAKCIELMGDGCLNNEHFEELGGILKGKLEEHFKNQELRQAKRQDEDYDEQVEETLQDEDENDVYILTKVSDVLHSVFSSYKEKVLPWFEQLLQLIVQLICPNRPWADRQWGLCIFDDVVEHCSPSSFKYAEYFLRPMLQSLCDSSPEVRQAAAYGVGVMAQYGGENYRTFCTEAIPLLFNVIQAADSRSKENVNATENCISAVGKVMRFRPECANVNEILPHWIRWLPLNEDKEEAVHTFDFLCDLIESNNPIVLGPDNSNLPKLFAIIADGVANESVKSEDACSKRLANVVRQVQMSGGLWSQCIVALSETQQKAIQDLLNAA